One genomic segment of Pseudomonas sp. p1(2021b) includes these proteins:
- a CDS encoding aspartate carbamoyltransferase catalytic subunit: MTPFDAKRPLQLNDQGQLRHFLSLDGLPRELLTEILDTADSFLEVGARAVKKVPLLRGKTVCNVFFENSTRTRTTFELAAQRLSADVISLNVSTSSTSKGETLFDTLRNLEAMAADMFVVRHSDSGAAHFIAEHVCPDVAVINGGDGRHAHPTQGMLDMLTIRRHKGSFENLSVAIVGDILHSRVARSDMLALKALGCPDIRVVGPKTLIPVGIEQYGVKVYTDLAQGLKDVDVVIMLRLQRERMAGGLLPSEGEFYRLFGLTTARLAGAKPDAIVMHPGPINRGVEIESAVADGAHSVILNQVTYGIAVRMAVLSMAMSGQAAQRQLDQENAL; the protein is encoded by the coding sequence ATGACGCCATTCGACGCCAAGCGCCCGCTGCAGCTCAATGACCAGGGCCAGCTGCGCCACTTTCTCTCGCTCGACGGTTTGCCCCGCGAACTGCTGACCGAGATCCTCGACACCGCCGACTCCTTCCTGGAAGTCGGTGCCCGGGCCGTGAAAAAAGTCCCGTTGCTGCGCGGCAAGACCGTGTGCAACGTGTTCTTCGAGAACTCGACCCGCACCCGCACCACCTTCGAACTGGCCGCCCAGCGCCTGTCGGCCGATGTGATCAGCCTGAACGTGTCGACCTCCTCGACCAGCAAGGGCGAGACCCTGTTCGACACCCTGCGCAACCTGGAGGCCATGGCCGCCGACATGTTCGTCGTGCGCCATTCCGACTCCGGCGCCGCACACTTCATCGCCGAGCACGTCTGCCCGGATGTGGCGGTGATCAACGGCGGCGACGGCCGCCATGCGCACCCGACCCAGGGTATGCTCGACATGCTGACCATCCGTCGCCACAAGGGCAGCTTCGAGAACCTCTCGGTGGCCATCGTCGGTGACATCCTGCACTCGCGCGTGGCCCGCTCCGACATGCTCGCGCTCAAGGCGCTGGGTTGCCCGGATATCCGCGTGGTCGGCCCGAAGACCCTGATCCCGGTAGGTATCGAGCAATATGGCGTGAAGGTCTATACCGACCTGGCCCAGGGCCTGAAGGACGTCGACGTGGTGATCATGCTGCGCCTGCAGCGTGAGCGCATGGCTGGCGGCCTGCTGCCCAGCGAAGGCGAGTTCTACCGCCTGTTCGGCCTGACCACGGCACGCCTGGCCGGGGCCAAGCCCGACGCCATCGTCATGCACCCGGGCCCGATCAACCGCGGCGTGGAAATCGAGTCGGCGGTGGCCGACGGCGCCCATTCGGTGATTCTCAACCAGGTCACCTACGGCATCGCCGTGCGCATGGCGGTGCTGTCCATGGCCATGAGCGGCCAGGCCGCGCAACGTCAACTCGACCAGGAGAACGCCCTGTGA
- the hslV gene encoding ATP-dependent protease subunit HslV, protein MTTIVSVRRHGKVVMGGDGQVSLGNTVMKGNAKKVRRLYHGQVIAGFAGATADAFTLFERFEGQLEKHQGHLIRAAVELAKEWRTDRSLSRLEAMLAVANKDASLIITGNGDVVEPEDGLIAMGSGGAYAQAAARALLNKTDLSAREIAETALNIAGDICVFTNHNLTIEEQDLAE, encoded by the coding sequence TTGACTACCATCGTTTCAGTCCGCCGCCACGGCAAAGTCGTCATGGGCGGCGACGGCCAGGTTTCCCTCGGCAACACCGTGATGAAAGGCAATGCGAAGAAAGTCCGCCGCCTGTACCACGGCCAGGTCATCGCCGGCTTCGCCGGTGCCACCGCCGACGCCTTCACCCTGTTCGAGCGCTTCGAAGGTCAGCTGGAAAAACACCAGGGCCACCTGATTCGTGCCGCCGTGGAACTGGCCAAGGAATGGCGTACCGACCGTTCCCTGAGCCGCCTGGAAGCCATGCTCGCCGTGGCCAACAAGGACGCCTCGCTGATCATCACCGGCAACGGTGACGTGGTCGAGCCCGAGGATGGCCTGATCGCCATGGGTTCCGGCGGCGCCTACGCCCAGGCCGCGGCCCGCGCCCTGCTGAACAAGACCGACCTCTCGGCCCGCGAAATCGCCGAGACCGCCCTGAACATCGCCGGCGATATCTGCGTGTTCACCAACCACAACCTGACCATCGAGGAGCAGGACCTGGCCGAATAA
- the pyrR gene encoding bifunctional pyr operon transcriptional regulator/uracil phosphoribosyltransferase PyrR codes for MSLPNPADLIRQMAVDLRAHLARRAITEPRFIGIRTGGVWVAQALQQALGDSSALGTLDVSFYRDDFSQNGLHPQVRPSELPFEVEGQHLVLVDDVLMSGRTIRAALNELFDYGRPASVTLVCLLDLDAGELPIRPNVLGATLQLAPTERVKLTGPAPLALERQDLATASAL; via the coding sequence ATGAGCCTACCCAACCCCGCCGACCTGATCCGGCAGATGGCCGTCGACCTTCGCGCCCACCTGGCCCGCCGTGCCATCACCGAGCCACGCTTCATCGGCATCCGCACTGGCGGTGTGTGGGTAGCCCAGGCCTTGCAGCAGGCGCTGGGCGACAGCAGCGCGCTGGGCACCCTGGACGTCTCCTTCTACCGCGACGACTTCAGCCAGAACGGCCTGCATCCGCAGGTGCGCCCTTCGGAACTGCCCTTCGAGGTCGAAGGCCAGCACCTGGTGCTGGTGGACGACGTGCTGATGAGCGGGCGTACCATCCGCGCCGCGCTCAACGAACTGTTCGACTATGGCCGCCCGGCCAGCGTCACCCTGGTCTGCCTGCTGGACCTGGACGCCGGCGAACTGCCGATCCGCCCCAACGTGCTCGGCGCCACCTTGCAACTGGCGCCCACTGAACGGGTAAAATTGACCGGACCCGCACCGCTCGCCCTCGAGCGCCAGGACCTCGCCACCGCTTCCGCCCTTTAA
- the ruvX gene encoding Holliday junction resolvase RuvX, translating into MAELRLLLGFDYGSKQIGVAVGQVITGQARELCTLKAQNGVPDWAQVERLIKEWKPDAIVVGLPLNMDGTPSEMSERAEKFARRLHGRYNLPVHTHDERLTTFEAKGEQMARGMRHGSYRDNPVDAIAAALLLQGWLEANT; encoded by the coding sequence ATGGCCGAATTACGCCTGCTGCTGGGCTTCGACTACGGCAGCAAACAAATCGGCGTGGCCGTCGGCCAGGTGATCACCGGCCAGGCCCGCGAGCTGTGCACGCTCAAGGCCCAGAACGGCGTGCCGGACTGGGCCCAGGTGGAAAGACTCATCAAGGAATGGAAGCCCGATGCCATCGTCGTCGGCCTGCCGCTGAACATGGACGGCACGCCCAGCGAGATGAGCGAGCGCGCCGAAAAGTTCGCCCGGCGCCTGCATGGCCGCTACAACCTGCCCGTGCACACCCATGACGAACGCCTGACCACCTTCGAAGCCAAGGGCGAGCAGATGGCCCGCGGCATGCGCCACGGCAGCTACCGCGACAACCCGGTCGATGCCATCGCCGCCGCCCTGCTCCTGCAAGGCTGGCTGGAGGCCAACACTTAA
- a CDS encoding dihydroorotase, whose amino-acid sequence MSISILGARVIDPSSGLDQVTDLHLDGGRIVAIGAAPAGFSASRTLQADGLVAAPGLVDLDVALREPGYSRKGNIASETRAAVAGGVTSLCCPPQTRPILDTSAVAELILDRAREAGNSKVYPVGALTKGLEGEQLAELVALRDTGCVAFGNGLKDIPNNRTLVRALEYAATFDLTVVFHSQDGDLAQGGLAHEGAMASFLGLAGIPETAETVALARNLLLVEQTGVRAHFTQITSARGARLIAQAQQLGLPVTADVALYQLILTDEALRDFSSLYHVQPPLRTAADRDGLREAVKAGVIQAISSHHQPHERDAKLAPFGATEPGISSVELLLPLAMTLVQDGLLDLPTLLARLTYGPAKAMRLPAGELKVGAAADLVLFDPQASTVAGEQWYSRGENCPFIGHCLPGAVRYTLVDGHVCHEA is encoded by the coding sequence GTGAGCATCAGTATTCTTGGCGCCCGGGTCATCGACCCCAGCAGCGGCCTGGACCAAGTCACCGACCTGCACCTGGACGGCGGTCGCATCGTCGCCATCGGCGCCGCACCAGCAGGCTTCAGCGCCAGCCGCACGCTGCAGGCCGACGGCCTGGTCGCAGCACCCGGCCTGGTGGACCTCGACGTCGCCCTGCGCGAGCCGGGCTACAGCCGCAAGGGCAACATCGCCAGCGAGACCCGCGCCGCGGTGGCCGGCGGCGTCACCAGCCTGTGCTGCCCGCCCCAGACCCGCCCGATCCTCGATACCTCGGCCGTGGCCGAGCTGATCCTCGACCGCGCCCGTGAAGCCGGCAACAGCAAGGTCTACCCGGTCGGCGCGCTGACCAAGGGCCTGGAAGGCGAGCAACTGGCCGAGCTGGTCGCCCTGCGTGACACCGGCTGCGTTGCGTTCGGCAATGGCCTGAAGGACATTCCCAACAACCGCACCCTGGTCCGCGCCTTGGAATACGCCGCCACCTTCGACCTGACGGTGGTGTTCCACTCCCAGGACGGCGACCTGGCCCAAGGCGGCCTGGCCCATGAAGGTGCCATGGCCAGTTTCCTCGGCCTGGCGGGCATCCCGGAAACCGCGGAAACCGTGGCCCTGGCGCGCAACCTGCTGCTGGTCGAACAGACCGGCGTACGTGCCCACTTCACCCAGATCACCAGCGCCCGTGGCGCGCGGCTGATCGCCCAGGCCCAGCAGCTGGGCCTGCCGGTCACCGCCGACGTGGCGCTGTACCAGCTGATCCTCACGGACGAGGCCCTGCGCGACTTCTCCAGTCTCTACCACGTACAGCCTCCGCTGCGCACCGCCGCCGACCGCGATGGCCTGCGCGAAGCGGTGAAGGCCGGGGTGATCCAGGCGATCTCCAGCCATCACCAGCCCCATGAACGCGACGCCAAGCTGGCCCCGTTCGGCGCCACCGAGCCTGGCATCAGCAGCGTCGAGCTGCTGCTGCCGCTGGCCATGACCCTGGTGCAGGACGGCCTGCTCGACCTGCCGACCCTGCTGGCCCGCTTGACCTACGGCCCGGCCAAGGCCATGCGCCTGCCGGCGGGCGAGCTGAAGGTCGGTGCGGCGGCGGACCTGGTGCTGTTCGACCCACAGGCCTCCACGGTCGCTGGCGAGCAATGGTATTCGCGTGGCGAGAACTGCCCGTTCATTGGCCACTGCCTGCCAGGCGCGGTGCGTTATACCTTGGTCGACGGGCACGTTTGCCACGAGGCCTGA